Genomic window (Armatimonadota bacterium):
CGCCCTAGACTTTTCACGTGGCCTTCGCGTTCACGCCTCCCGCGTGTGTGCCCCGTGTAACGGCCTGCGAGAATATCGAGGACCTAATTCATGACCGACGCCGCGCTGGACGAATTCTGGCAGCGGGCCATGTCCGCGATCAAGGGCCGCATCATTCAGCCTACGATGTGGCGTGCGCTCGAACAACTTAAGCCGCTCCTGATCGAAGACGATACACTTATCCTCGGCCTGTCCAGCGGTCTCGCCTACCATGCCAGCCACCTTACCTCGTCGGACCGCCGCAACGCCGTGGAAAACGTCCTCTCCGACATGCTCGGAAAGCGAACGAGCTTCCGCATCATCGAAGGCGATACGCTGGAAGACTGGGAGCAGGCCAAAATCCGCGATGCCGCGGCGCAGTCGTCCAATGTCGCCAAACGCGTGGCGCGCGACCGGGGACGCGCCCTCGAAGAGTCGTGGGAAGACGTCTCGGACGAGATATACCGCGTTTACAGCCGCATCCCGCTGAAGCAGCTGCCCCAGAACCGCGCCGCCTTCTTCAAAGCCGCCCTGCCTCTGCTGAATGATGCCCGCCAGAAATACATGACAGGCGATAACGGCAAGGAAGAGACCAGCCAGCGCGCGTACGCACGCACCATCGAGAAGGTCGCCACCCTGAGTGACCTCCCGCCCACCTGGGTAGCCCTGGAACTCCAGAAACTGGCCGAGCGGGACAGGTAGAGTTCCGGGTGCCGGGTGCCGGGTACCGGGGCCACGGAGGCCAACCTACCGCCTCACGCCTACTGCCTACTGTCTACTGCCTACCGCCTACCGCCTATTGCCTACTGACTACTGACTACTGTCTACTGTCTACTGCCTGCTGTCTGCTGCCTACTGCCTCCTGCCTACTGTCTCCTGACGCACCGTGCTACAATTGGGATATGAGAACAGACGCTCCCAAGCCGGACGACCTCGCACGCTTCCCGTACCTGAAGGACGTCCTGAACCGGATTGAAGTCGCTTATATCGCAACCTACCCGCCCACGGAGTGCGGAATCGCCACCTTCACCCAGGACAGCCTCACCGCGGTCCGCAAGTTCACACCATTCAGCCATCACCTGGTTGTGGCGATGAACTACCCCGGTGAAACCCAGGCCTATCCGGACGTGGTGAAATTCCAGGTCGACAAGGCCACCCCCGAGGATTACGACGACGCCGCGAAGTTCATCAACGAATCCAGCGCCACCGTGCTGCATGTCCAGCACGAGTACGGCATCTTCGGAGGAGATCACGGCGACTATATCGTCCGCCTGATGGAGCAGATCAAGAAGCCGATGGTCGTTACGCTGCACACGGTCCTGGCCGCCCCCAACCCGAAGCAGAGGGAAATCGTGGAGCAAATGGGGCGTTTGGCCAACCACCTCATCGTGATGATTGATATGGGCCGTCGCATCCTGATGGACCACTACGATGTGGACCCCGCGAAGATCGTCGTCATCCCGCACGGCGTGCCGAACGTGCGCAAACGCTCAAGCGACGCCGCCAAGAAGAGCCTCGGCCTCACCGGCCATACGGTGCTGAGCACCTTCGGCCTCATCAA
Coding sequences:
- a CDS encoding glycosyltransferase family 4 protein encodes the protein MRTDAPKPDDLARFPYLKDVLNRIEVAYIATYPPTECGIATFTQDSLTAVRKFTPFSHHLVVAMNYPGETQAYPDVVKFQVDKATPEDYDDAAKFINESSATVLHVQHEYGIFGGDHGDYIVRLMEQIKKPMVVTLHTVLAAPNPKQREIVEQMGRLANHLIVMIDMGRRILMDHYDVDPAKIVVIPHGVPNVRKRSSDAAKKSLGLTGHTVLSTFGLINRGKGLEHAIEAMAKAVENHPEALYLILGQTHPAVRKEHGEEYRNELNSLVSKYGLQRNVRFNNHYLTLEELVNYLSATDIYITPYLNKDQITSGTLAYALGCGKAIISTPYLYAEEMLGDGRGILVPFRDSDAIGDAFIRLLDDIPYRHKLETATYKYGRRTTWYNVAIEHLNLFYQLMNRVNGGQSPG